In one Andrena cerasifolii isolate SP2316 chromosome 2, iyAndCera1_principal, whole genome shotgun sequence genomic region, the following are encoded:
- the Wdp gene encoding leucine rich repeat protein windpipe yields the protein MHTASSVLSLILILLSQSGWTNGLCNLENGAVAQCHELEDVKYIETYDLESLRATATERILQPDYFSNLTSLRHLDLSGGSLEEIKPGSLRKLVNLRSLNLAENRIGYLALGSMNGLNHLHSLNLRRNNLRQLPPTLAHLKVLRHLDIQDNPLECNCATLRVRDLILKRGVKLSKKILCAGPNSMKGTPLFKPDATIICNFEEQDGEMQRDQSYEGLQEEYGSGDVPENLGKEEECKDCLEIETPFPEAPEISTTWPTKPAQPDVDEGEAPPEVTTAVEGVASSTPVVDSIEKTLDKDQEIFFDSDEKKDQTSTIVTTDRKKVYKDALFYPVEGSGDGDEGSGEGSGAGILFGEWKKVGEVENTSEKEEESTSLGDRIISSLFNMFWSTTESPEMKKDLDLEGEQFIDASPTEEVDEKPVVSKNIDLNEAAPSTTEMTTEGTAVASTNGVELVDSDLHDLSKMGKVKVSNENVNDELAEVSPAKQSKKGMGSYVVLAALLAILATLIGFAAYKGNFCRKKRKRGDVENGTELKDMQKALLDTENATQPKISSNGNVENIPLVEDAIDHEERKTPYDCQNQSTTNIPKSPNGTADRVEPVKPPRRSVSSQGDLRDSETTGQDVSSVKDNSLSARTSPIDPSVNNGPMAQLSEVNGPPLSPGAQRVKITLQENPDSVPRTPILITRTMAGENLVKTP from the coding sequence ATGCACACTGCATCGTCCGTGCTGTCATTGATCCTCATCCTACTGAGCCAGTCAGGTTGGACTAATGGGCTCTGCAACTTGGAGAACGGTGCCGTGGCCCAGTGTCACGAGCTCGAAGATGTCAAGTACATCGAGACCTATGACCTTGAATCTTTGAGAGCCACCGCGACCGAGCGGATTCTCCAACCAGACTACTTCAGCAACTTGACCAGCCTTCGACATTTGGACCTCTCAGGTGGCAGCCTAGAGGAAATAAAACCAGGAAGCCTCCGTAAATTGGTCAACCTAAGAAGCTTGAATCTCGCTGAAAATCGTATTGGGTATTTGGCTTTAGGCTCTATGAACGGTCTAAATCATTTACACAGTCTAAACCTTCGCAGGAACAATCTTCGACAACTGCCACCGACCTTGGCCCATTTAAAAGTTCTCCGACACCTTGACATTCAAGATAACCCTCTAGAATGCAACTGTGCGACCCTTAGAGTCAGAGACTTGATCCTGAAAAGGGGTGTGAAGCTTTCGAAGAAAATCCTCTGCGCTGGTCCAAACAGTATGAAGGGGACGCCATTGTTTAAGCCAGACGCGACGATCATCTGCAATTTCGAGGAGCAAGATGGCGAAATGCAGAGGGATCAAAGTTACGAGGGGCTGCAGGAAGAATACGGATCTGGAGATGTTCCCGAGAATCTTGGCAAGGAGGAGGAGTGTAAAGACTGCCTAGAAATCGAAACACCGTTCCCAGAGGCTCCCGAAATCTCCACAACGTGGCCTACAAAACCGGCACAACCTGACGTAGACGAAGGTGAAGCGCCGCCGGAAGTAACGACAGCTGTCGAAGGAGTAGCGAGCTCCACACCAGTTGTAGATTCAATTGAGAAGACACTAGACAAGGATCAGGAGATTTTCTTCGACTCCGACGAGAAGAAGGATCAGACATCTACTATTGTAACCACAGACCGAAAAAAAGTGTACAAGGATGCCTTGTTTTATCCAGTGGAAGGTTCTGGAGATGGAGACGAAGGCTCTGGAGAAGGTTCTGGAGCAGGGATACTTTTCGGTGAATGGAAGAAGGTTGGTGAAGTGGAGAACACGagcgaaaaggaagaagagtCAACGTCTTTGGGTGATAGGATCATCAGTTCGCTATTTAACATGTTTTGGAGTACTACGGAGAGTCCAGAAATGAAGAAGGATCTGGATTTGGAAGGGGAACAATTTATCGATGCATCGCCCACGGAGGAAGTGGACGAGAAGCCTGTTGTATCCAAGAATATCGATTTGAATGAAGCAGCCCCTAGCACCACCGAAATGACAACAGAAGGCACTGCAGTAGCTTCTACGAACGGAGTCGAATTGGTTGACAGTGACTTACACGATCTGTCGAAGATGGGCAAGGTTAAAGTCAGCAATGAAAATGTGAATGATGAATTGGCTGAAGTGTCCCCAGCGAAGCAGTCGAAAAAAGGAATGGGTTCTTACGTCGTCCTTGCTGCTTTACTGGCAATTCTAGCAACACTCATAGGATTCGCTGCTTACAAAGGTAACTTTTGCAGGAAGAAACGAAAACGTGGAGACGTTGAAAACGGAACCGAGCTGAAGGACATGCAGAAAGCTCTGTTAGATACAGAGAACGCAACGCAGCCGAAAATATCTTCCAATGGAAACGTGGAAAATATTCCTCTAGTCGAAGACGCGATCGACCACGAAGAAAGGAAGACCCCCTACGATTGTCAAAATCAAAGTACGACGAACATCCCGAAATCTCCAAATGGCACTGCCGATCGTGTGGAGCCAGTGAAACCACCGCGGAGGTCAGTCAGCTCGCAGGGCGATCTAAGAGACAGCGAGACGACTGGTCAGGATGTGAGCTCTGTAAAAGATAACTCATTGTCCGCGAGGACAAGCCCCATAGATCCTTCAGTTAATAACGGTCCGATGGCTCAGCTCTCGGAAGTCAACGGGCCACCCTTAAGCCCTGGTGCTCAGAGAGTGAAGATTACCTTGCAAGAGAATCCGGACAGCGTGCCAAGGACGCCTATACTCATCACGAGAACAATGGCTGGCGAGAATCTAGTCAAAACGCCATGA